The Triticum aestivum cultivar Chinese Spring chromosome 4B, IWGSC CS RefSeq v2.1, whole genome shotgun sequence sequence cctgcaaagtgcaatgcagagaggctggttcgaacccaggacctcttggcacaagtggggaggacttcaccactgcgccaggcctgccctcaacaaagaagaaacaacAAAGCCAAAAAAGTTAAGGGGAAAACGAAACCGAAAACTGTACAGCTAGCTAGACATCAACTGTATTTTCTTACTGTGCTTCTTCCCTTTACTGgaaaagggatgacgaaaacacaCTATGTGCAGCAATTCTGTTGTTTTTTCCACAAGTGTTATACTTGACATCTTACCCAAGTTGTAACAATGTGGACACTGCAGGATGGTAGTGTGTCTATCCTTAAGTTTGACAAGGAAAAAGAGAAGCCAGCATCTGTGCAACGAGCATTGTCTGTTCTGGAGATGGAAGTCGAGCAAATAAAGAAAGGAAGCTATGACCACTTCATGCAAAAAGAAATCCATGAACAGCCACATTCACTGACAACAACAATGAGAGGTAGACTAAAGGATAGTGGAGTTGTTTTAGGCGGACTAAAGGAACACCTCAAAACACTTAGACGCAGTAGAAGAGTAATCTTTATTGGCTGTGGTACTAGTTATAACGCTGCCTTAGCTGCACGGCCTTTTGTAGAAGAACTTACCGGTAAGTCTAATCGGTTTGTCCAATTGTTTCTCATGATATGTTTTTTTATATCACTAGTGCAATAATTATTTAGCTAGTACTCCTTGCACCGTAGGTATTCCTGTGACAATGGAGGTTGCAAGTGACTTGCTGGACAGACAAGGCCCCATCTACAGAGAGAACACTGCAGTTTTTGTGAGCCAGTCAGGGGAGACAGCAGACACCCTCCTAGCTCTTGAGTATGCACTAGAAAAGGGAGCACTTTGTGTTGGTGTTACAAATACAGTGGGGAGCACACTGTCAAGAAAAACACATTGTGGAATTCATATCAATGCTGGTTGCGAGATTGGTGTTGCCAGCACCAAGGCAGGTTTCAGTACATGTTCACCTTGCAGTACTTTACCAAAATTCAGGCATTTCTTCCTAACATAACAGTATCTGGCAATCTTGCAGGCTTATACAAGTCAAATAGTAGTCATGGCGATGATAGCCTTGGCTATTGGATCTGATCAGTTATCCACTCAACCTAGAAGGGAGTCTATAATCACTGGTCTTTCAAGTCTTCCAAGTATGAAAAATTGGATCAACGACCTACCATGTAGTCAAACAAAGTGTCGTTTCACAATCACGATTTGAAACAATGTGTGAAGTATTATTTTACGATGCAGGCCATGTCAGTGAAGATGCTGAAATGAAGGATCTCGCATCTTCACTAATCGACTCAGAGTCACTCCTTGTGTTTGGAAGAGGTTATAACTATGCCACTGCCTTAGAGGGTGCTCTCAAAGTGAAGGAGGTCGCACTGATGCACAGCGAAGGCATGCTTGCTGGCGAGATGAAGCACGGGCCACTAGCACTGGTGGATGAAAATCTTCCCATCATCGTCATCGCGACACGCGACTCGTGCTTCAGGTAAGTGCTTTCACAGAGGTAGATCTATTTTTGGTGATCATCTTGGTACTGATCTCCTTCTCATCCTCCTCTTGCAGCAAGCAGAAGTCGGTGATTCAGCAGCTCCTTTCTCGCAAGGGGCGTCTGATCATAATGTGCTCCGAAGGTGACATCTCCGCCGTTGGTCCTAGTGCATCCTGCAGGGTAATTCAAGTTCCAGAGGTCGCTGATTGTCTACAGCCAGTGATCAACATAATTCCGTTGCAGGTTTGGTGCCAATCATATCCCAAAACCTCTGTTGTCCTTTGTGCTACTATCTTGATTTTATTTACCGACGAGCTTCATTTCCTTTTCTTGATTCAGTTGCTCGCATACCACCTTACTGTTCTCCGTGGATTCGATGTCGACCAgccaaggaatctggccaagagtGTGACTACACAGTAAGCATACCAGACGCCTGTGCtcgtgcgcacgcacacacacatacaaaGTAAACGAAATCATACTTATTTTAGAGAAAAGTAAGTAAAGAAAGCAAGTGTTTGCCTCCGGGTTGTGTCGACATTGTACTGTAGCGTAATTAATTTACTAGTAGATGATGATTAAGCAAAGATGCCTGAGGTGGTTACCATTGCATTACACTGTGTTGATTGGTCAACTGATTGCGAAGTATATGTCAGCTATTCTCTACTGATGACGATCCATTGACTCACCGCGGTTTTGCAAGGTGTCCCAGAACTGAAATTGCGTGCAGCTTTTCCATTGGCTGATGTGCCGAGCCCGCAAGGCACCACCTTGTGTATATTGTATGGTGTCCATACAGTGAGATTATCTAGACCA is a genomic window containing:
- the LOC123091662 gene encoding glutamine--fructose-6-phosphate aminotransferase [isomerizing] 2; translated protein: MCGIFAYLNYCAPRDRRYVLEVLLNGLRRLEYRGYDSSGIALDTDLPPPGSAAAYAGAPPLVFRQEGKIDNLVRSVYSEVDEKGVNLDATFPIHAGIAHTRWATHGVPAPKNSHPQSSGAGDEFLVVHNGIITNYEILKETLIRHGFTFESDTDTEVIPKLAKFVFDQACDGEGDMTFSQVVMEVMRQLEGAYALIFKSPHYPNELIACKRGSTLILGVNEVSDQNSAKSFQNVKSLTTNGNPREFFFSSDLCAIVEHTKNYLAIEDNEIIHIKDGSVSILKFDKEKEKPASVQRALSVLEMEVEQIKKGSYDHFMQKEIHEQPHSLTTTMRGRLKDSGVVLGGLKEHLKTLRRSRRVIFIGCGTSYNAALAARPFVEELTGIPVTMEVASDLLDRQGPIYRENTAVFVSQSGETADTLLALEYALEKGALCVGVTNTVGSTLSRKTHCGIHINAGCEIGVASTKAYTSQIVVMAMIALAIGSDQLSTQPRRESIITGLSSLPSHVSEDAEMKDLASSLIDSESLLVFGRGYNYATALEGALKVKEVALMHSEGMLAGEMKHGPLALVDENLPIIVIATRDSCFSKQKSVIQQLLSRKGRLIIMCSEGDISAVGPSASCRVIQVPEVADCLQPVINIIPLQLLAYHLTVLRGFDVDQPRNLAKSVTTQ